The following are from one region of the Paenibacillus bovis genome:
- the gyrA gene encoding DNA gyrase subunit A: MAEENISQIKDRDIGTEMRESFMDYAMSIIVSRALPDVRDGLKPVHRRILYAMSELGMAPDKPYKKSARIVGEVIGKYHPHGDSAVYETMVRMAQDFSMRYMLVDGHGNFGSIDGDMAAAMRYTEARMSKMALEMLRDINKETVDFAPNYDGEEKEPIVLPARYPNLLVNGVSGIAVGMATNIPPHNLGEVIDGVQAMIQNPDITSMELMDYIHGPDFPTAGYILGRSGIRQAYETGRGAVTMRAKATIEENNNKARIVVNELPYQVNKARLVEKIAELVREKRIEGITDLRDESDRNGMRVVIELRRDVNPSVVLNNLYKHTAMQSTFGVNMLAIVNNEPKLLGLREVIYHYIQHQIEVIRRRTQFELKKAEARAHILEGLRIALDNLDDVIALIRASQTTEAAREGLIARFALSPEQAQAILDMRLQRLTGLERDKIENEYNELLRMIGEYRDILANESRVLEIISEELNELKERFGDERRTEITIGEESILDEDLIPQEEVVVTVTHTGYIKRSPVTTYRSQRRGGRGVMGVDMKDQDFVQHLFVTNSHHHLLFFTDKGKVYRIKAYEIPELGRTARGTPVINLIQIEQGESVNAVIPVENFEGDQYLFFATQQGIVKKTRLDDYTNIRKGGLIAINMREDDELIEVKLTDGQQDIVMGTAYGMSIRFNENNVRSMGRSATGVKGITLDEGDSVVGMDLINDDLKVLIVTAKGYGKRTPGSEYRLQTRGGKGIKTMNVTDKNGQLTGLKVVEDNQDLMIITTSGTLIRMDMESISTMGRNTQGVRLIHIREEDSVATICRTNKNEEPEEEELEEAEQAMENAIVETIEETNDFPEPDTSAAEDIEE; encoded by the coding sequence ATGGCGGAAGAGAATATTTCGCAAATTAAAGACCGGGATATTGGTACAGAGATGCGTGAGTCCTTTATGGACTATGCGATGAGCATCATCGTCAGCCGGGCTTTGCCTGACGTGCGTGACGGATTGAAGCCTGTACACCGGCGTATTTTATATGCAATGTCGGAACTGGGCATGGCACCGGACAAACCGTACAAAAAATCGGCGAGAATCGTCGGTGAAGTTATCGGTAAGTATCACCCGCACGGTGATTCTGCCGTATATGAGACCATGGTACGTATGGCGCAGGATTTCTCGATGCGTTATATGCTGGTAGACGGCCACGGTAACTTTGGTTCGATCGATGGCGATATGGCCGCAGCTATGCGTTATACCGAAGCCCGTATGTCCAAAATGGCTTTGGAAATGCTGCGTGATATCAACAAAGAAACAGTCGACTTTGCGCCCAACTATGATGGCGAAGAAAAAGAACCGATTGTTCTGCCTGCTCGTTATCCGAATCTGCTGGTCAACGGCGTATCGGGTATCGCGGTAGGTATGGCTACCAATATTCCTCCTCATAATCTGGGTGAGGTCATTGATGGTGTTCAGGCGATGATTCAGAATCCGGATATTACTTCCATGGAACTGATGGATTATATCCATGGCCCTGATTTCCCGACGGCCGGTTATATTCTGGGACGTTCCGGTATTCGCCAGGCGTATGAGACAGGACGCGGCGCCGTTACTATGCGCGCCAAAGCTACTATCGAAGAAAACAACAACAAGGCTCGTATTGTAGTGAACGAGCTTCCTTATCAGGTGAATAAAGCTCGTTTGGTAGAGAAAATCGCTGAACTCGTGCGTGAGAAACGCATCGAAGGCATCACCGATCTGCGTGATGAGTCCGATCGTAACGGTATGCGTGTCGTTATCGAGCTGCGCCGTGACGTGAATCCGAGTGTTGTACTGAACAACCTGTACAAGCATACAGCCATGCAATCCACATTTGGTGTGAATATGCTGGCGATTGTAAATAACGAACCGAAATTGCTCGGTCTGCGCGAAGTTATTTATCATTACATCCAGCACCAGATCGAAGTTATTCGTCGTCGTACCCAGTTTGAGCTCAAAAAAGCGGAAGCCCGCGCTCATATTCTGGAAGGATTGCGCATAGCTCTGGATAATCTGGATGATGTGATTGCGCTGATCCGTGCATCCCAGACTACTGAAGCTGCTCGTGAAGGGTTGATCGCACGCTTTGCACTGAGTCCGGAACAGGCCCAGGCGATTCTGGATATGCGTTTGCAACGTCTGACCGGCCTGGAACGCGACAAGATCGAGAACGAATATAACGAGCTGTTGCGTATGATCGGAGAATATCGCGATATTCTGGCTAACGAATCCCGTGTTCTGGAAATCATCAGTGAAGAACTGAATGAACTAAAAGAACGTTTTGGAGACGAACGCCGTACCGAGATTACAATTGGCGAAGAAAGTATTCTGGACGAAGATCTGATTCCACAGGAAGAGGTTGTCGTAACAGTAACGCATACCGGTTATATCAAACGTTCTCCAGTTACTACGTATCGTAGTCAGCGACGCGGCGGACGCGGTGTAATGGGCGTAGATATGAAAGATCAGGACTTTGTCCAGCATCTGTTCGTAACGAACTCTCACCACCATCTGCTGTTCTTCACAGACAAAGGTAAAGTGTACCGGATCAAAGCCTACGAGATTCCGGAGCTGGGTCGTACCGCACGTGGTACACCGGTTATTAACCTGATCCAGATCGAACAGGGCGAATCCGTTAACGCAGTTATTCCGGTAGAGAACTTCGAAGGGGATCAATACTTGTTCTTTGCTACCCAGCAGGGTATTGTGAAGAAGACGCGTCTGGATGACTACACGAATATTCGTAAAGGCGGTCTGATCGCGATCAATATGCGTGAAGATGACGAACTGATCGAAGTGAAGCTGACAGATGGACAGCAGGATATCGTTATGGGTACAGCCTATGGTATGTCGATTCGCTTTAACGAGAACAATGTACGTTCCATGGGACGTAGCGCGACCGGTGTCAAAGGGATTACCCTGGACGAAGGTGATTCTGTAGTCGGCATGGACCTGATCAACGACGATCTCAAAGTACTCATCGTTACAGCCAAGGGATACGGTAAACGTACACCAGGTTCGGAATATCGTCTGCAGACACGTGGCGGTAAAGGAATCAAGACCATGAATGTAACAGACAAAAATGGTCAGCTTACAGGACTTAAGGTTGTTGAGGATAATCAGGATCTGATGATCATTACAACCAGCGGTACACTGATTCGTATGGATATGGAAAGTATCTCTACTATGGGACGTAATACACAGGGTGTACGTCTGATCCATATTCGTGAAGAGGATTCGGTCGCAACCATTTGCCGAACCAACAAAAACGAAGAGCCGGAAGAGGAAGAATTGGAAGAAGCGGAACAGGCAATGGAAAATGCTATTGTCGAGACGATTGAAGAAACCAATGATTTCCCTGAACCGGATACTTCAGCAGCCGAAGATATCGAAGAGTAA
- a CDS encoding HD-GYP domain-containing protein — MSTLTINELKPGMKLNNDVFTARGNLLLPKGKVLMPRDLKILHAFMIDEIQNGIASTTAAPTTEMPLAESGIPAASRSALRIKFEKCYTEMVQATKQAFQSILAEELPIYKLRNQMEELLSYSREYNVLTFTPAYMKKEEYVYHNAVLTSLTSYRIAQWMNLPAKEWMQVAFAGLFHDIGNSKVDPDILHKPSQLTAQEHEEIQRHTLYGYELLKNVKGITDGVRIAALQHHEKVDGTGYPLRLHNSKIHVYARIVAVADIFHAMTLSKYYRQAQSPYLVLEQLDSEAFGKLDPMIVTTFVHKVTQFHNGTRVRLSNGMVGRIIFSDRDHPTRPLIAVGETIYNLMENRKLHIQAVIPG; from the coding sequence ATGTCTACTTTAACTATTAATGAACTGAAGCCTGGTATGAAACTCAATAACGATGTATTTACAGCCAGAGGTAATCTGCTGCTTCCCAAAGGCAAAGTACTAATGCCGCGTGACCTGAAAATACTGCATGCTTTTATGATAGACGAGATTCAAAATGGAATAGCGTCAACAACCGCTGCCCCTACTACAGAAATGCCATTAGCCGAATCAGGGATCCCCGCTGCTTCCCGCTCTGCCCTTAGAATAAAGTTTGAGAAATGCTATACCGAAATGGTTCAGGCGACCAAGCAGGCATTTCAATCGATCCTGGCAGAAGAACTACCAATCTACAAACTGCGTAATCAGATGGAAGAATTATTATCTTATTCCCGGGAATACAATGTTCTTACATTTACTCCTGCCTATATGAAAAAAGAAGAATATGTATATCATAATGCTGTATTAACAAGTCTTACTTCTTACCGAATTGCCCAGTGGATGAATCTTCCGGCCAAAGAATGGATGCAGGTTGCATTTGCAGGTCTATTCCATGACATCGGCAACAGCAAAGTAGATCCGGATATCCTGCACAAACCATCTCAGCTTACTGCACAGGAGCACGAAGAGATCCAGCGTCATACTTTATATGGATATGAACTGCTCAAAAATGTAAAAGGAATCACAGACGGAGTACGGATTGCTGCATTACAGCATCACGAGAAGGTAGATGGCACTGGCTATCCATTGCGCCTTCATAACAGCAAAATTCATGTATATGCCCGTATCGTAGCAGTAGCAGACATTTTCCATGCCATGACACTGTCCAAATACTACAGGCAGGCACAGTCTCCCTATCTCGTACTAGAGCAGCTGGATTCCGAGGCATTTGGCAAACTGGATCCAATGATAGTCACTACATTTGTTCATAAAGTTACTCAGTTCCATAATGGTACGCGCGTGCGTCTGAGTAATGGAATGGTCGGACGTATCATTTTCTCTGATCGTGATCATCCAACCCGACCTCTAATAGCAGTAGGAGAAACCATTTATAATCTAATGGAGAATCGCAAATTGCATATACAGGCTGTAATTCCGGGATGA